TTGCTATCTTCATTAGGGTTTAATCTATTTTTAAAAACTTCAATTATTTTATTACGTTTTTCTGCATCTAACTTTGTTGATAGCATAAAGGTTTTAAAATCGGTATCTACAGAGCACCAAGGGGCTAATTTTGTATTATTAATTAAAACAAAATAATGTGCGCTTTGCGCATAAAAAGAATTAAAGTAAAACCCAAGAAATAGAAACAAACAGAAGGTTTTGTTTTTATTTGAAATATATTTTTAATAGTATGTTGTTTTTAAAATTTATCTCTCGAAGTTTTACGCTCTTCTTCTCGTTTTTTTGTGGCTAAGTGTTCAAAAGCTTTTCCAATCTTTTTACACTACTCTTTATCTGAAACATAAAAACTAAATTTTTCAGAATATGCATATTCGTCAAGACGTAATATTAATTTTGTATTTTCATATTTATGTTTTTTTTAACAAAAAAAACATAAATCATTTAATACTGCAACACTCAATATTGAGTGTTTATTAAATAATTTGATTTAATAAACAATATTGGACTAATTCTTGAGTTGAAGAAAACTTCAGTTTTTTTAGTATACTTCTTCTATGTCCATCTACTGTGTGTGAGCTAATAAAAAGTTTTTTACTTATCTCTTTACTTGTTTGGTTTAGTGTTAACAATCGTAGAATATCCTGTTCTCTATTGCTTAGGCTGTTGGTAGCTAATAAGTTTTGATCATAATTTTTATAGTATAATGTTTCGTATTCATTGTTTTTGTTTAATTTTTTTACAGTGCAAATTATTGGTCTATATTCTCCATTCCCAATAACAGTGGCATGGGCAATTCCAATAATAGGTTTTCCTGTTTCATCAAAATATGTAGGGGTTTGATGTTCCAAAATATTGCAAAAATCGCCTTTACTATTTTTTACTCTAAAATTCCAAGTGTAATTTAGATTTTCTCGATCTTCTTTTTTTACTTTGGTCATTGTAAAAGTCATTAAATCTTGTAAGGCCTTCATCCAAACAACTAGGTCATCTGGATGAAAATGAGAAAGCCAGTATTGAGGTCCAATAGAAGTCATTTTTTCTATATCTAAACCTAACGTAAGCTCAAAGTTTTTACTAACAAATGGGTAGGTTTG
The window above is part of the Algibacter sp. L3A6 genome. Proteins encoded here:
- a CDS encoding LuxR C-terminal-related transcriptional regulator, with the translated sequence MKKETIDLFKEIFDTNKEYKNTIIEQHINKLIELDKYLPRTESFFIVTNTSLQTYPFVSKNFELTLGLDIEKMTSIGPQYWLSHFHPDDLVVWMKALQDLMTFTMTKVKKEDRENLNYTWNFRVKNSKGDFCNILEHQTPTYFDETGKPIIGIAHATVIGNGEYRPIICTVKKLNKNNEYETLYYKNYDQNLLATNSLSNREQDILRLLTLNQTSKEISKKLFISSHTVDGHRRSILKKLKFSSTQELVQYCLLNQII